A portion of the Microlunatus phosphovorus NM-1 genome contains these proteins:
- a CDS encoding DUF480 domain-containing protein: protein MPDLPVLDPVEQRVLGALLEKQRTVPDSYPLSLNGLRTACNQSTSRDPVVAYDEATILDALNRLRDRELVRFVKPTGLRVVKYHQRLEEQLGLDAPAAALVSVLMLRGAQTAGELRPRTERLHPFADREAVEGSLRALAAMDPPLVHELERQAGQHDRRWIHLLGAAQVAEAAAPATVVDREGLLAAGPLARDRTVAAEYDRLAEAYAIELGDDLSGKPFDRWLLAELAGNAPGQGLDVGCGPGQVAGYLAELDMEVTGLDLSAGMLEQARELHPDVPFVQGTFMVPPMPRGSDPRDPGWGLVTGWYVFVQLAQSEISKAVVSLAKVLCRGGYLALASHVGDEVLHPGELFGEPTELGFVLHDPEVIIAAAEAAGLVDIEWYIRSPLPHEAPTRRLYLHGRRPS from the coding sequence GTGCCCGATCTTCCCGTGCTGGATCCGGTCGAACAGCGAGTGCTCGGTGCGCTGCTGGAGAAGCAGCGGACGGTGCCGGACTCGTATCCCCTCTCGCTGAACGGCTTGCGGACGGCCTGCAATCAGTCCACCAGCCGCGATCCGGTAGTGGCCTACGACGAGGCCACGATCCTGGATGCACTCAACCGGCTGCGGGATCGCGAGCTGGTCCGGTTCGTGAAGCCGACCGGGTTGCGAGTCGTCAAATATCACCAACGCTTGGAGGAGCAGCTTGGACTCGACGCGCCGGCAGCGGCCTTGGTCTCGGTCTTGATGCTGCGCGGCGCGCAGACTGCCGGCGAGTTGCGGCCGCGTACCGAGCGACTCCATCCCTTTGCCGATCGGGAAGCGGTCGAGGGCTCGTTGCGCGCGCTGGCGGCCATGGATCCGCCCTTGGTGCATGAGCTGGAGCGACAGGCCGGGCAGCACGACCGCCGATGGATCCATCTGCTCGGCGCGGCGCAGGTCGCGGAGGCGGCTGCGCCGGCGACGGTCGTCGATCGAGAGGGTCTGCTTGCTGCTGGACCGCTGGCGCGAGATCGTACGGTTGCCGCCGAGTACGACCGGCTGGCTGAGGCGTACGCGATCGAGCTCGGCGACGACCTGTCAGGCAAGCCCTTCGACCGCTGGCTGCTGGCCGAGCTGGCCGGCAACGCCCCTGGTCAGGGGCTTGACGTGGGATGTGGTCCGGGCCAGGTGGCGGGCTATCTGGCCGAGCTGGACATGGAGGTGACCGGTCTAGATCTGTCCGCGGGGATGCTCGAGCAGGCCCGCGAGTTGCATCCGGATGTTCCCTTCGTCCAGGGCACGTTCATGGTGCCGCCGATGCCGCGAGGGAGCGATCCGCGTGATCCGGGTTGGGGTCTGGTGACCGGCTGGTATGTCTTCGTGCAGTTGGCGCAGTCCGAGATCTCGAAGGCTGTGGTCTCCTTGGCAAAGGTGCTGTGCCGAGGAGGCTATCTCGCACTGGCCAGCCATGTGGGCGACGAGGTGTTGCACCCGGGTGAGCTGTTCGGCGAGCCGACCGAGCTCGGCTTCGTGCTGCACGATCCGGAGGTGATCATCGCGGCTGCCGAGGCAGCCGGGCTGGTGGACATCGAGTGGTACATCCGCAGTCCGCTGCCGCACGAGGCGCCGACCCGTCGGCTGTATCTGCACGGTCGCCGCCCGTCATGA